One window of Jannaschia sp. CCS1 genomic DNA carries:
- a CDS encoding LysR family transcriptional regulator — MQIDQIETFLDLLETQSFNRTADRLDVTQSTVSGRVKALEKALGERLFERSRSGTQPTTAALRFETHARVLRRAWADGQADVKPFGTAVMLRIGIQHDLIDNHVADWLAALRQALPECGFYVDGDYSTQMCRDLETGALDLGVVFTPRPSPDLYFESMGEVTYQMVSTAQTSLPQIDPTNYILPNYAPAFAQTHAALLPGLSLGSVSSGQAAAVRGLLIALGGTTYLPTEMVSALITEGIAHHVPGAPDITQPVFVAMHLRNRHRAGYRRMANVLRDRVGT, encoded by the coding sequence ATGCAGATTGACCAGATCGAAACCTTCCTCGACCTTCTGGAGACCCAAAGCTTCAACCGCACCGCGGACCGGCTGGACGTGACTCAATCCACCGTGTCGGGCCGGGTCAAGGCGCTGGAAAAGGCCCTGGGCGAGCGGTTGTTTGAACGCTCCCGCTCCGGCACCCAGCCCACCACGGCGGCGCTTCGGTTTGAAACCCATGCCCGCGTGTTGCGCCGAGCCTGGGCCGATGGGCAGGCCGATGTGAAGCCCTTTGGCACCGCCGTCATGCTGCGCATTGGAATACAGCATGATCTGATCGACAATCACGTGGCCGATTGGCTGGCGGCCCTCAGGCAAGCCCTGCCCGAATGCGGCTTCTATGTGGACGGCGATTATTCCACCCAGATGTGCCGGGATCTGGAGACCGGCGCGCTGGATCTGGGCGTGGTGTTCACCCCCCGCCCGTCGCCGGATCTCTACTTTGAAAGTATGGGAGAGGTCACCTACCAGATGGTATCCACCGCCCAGACCAGCCTGCCCCAGATCGATCCCACCAACTACATCCTGCCCAACTACGCGCCCGCCTTCGCCCAAACCCACGCGGCCCTGCTGCCGGGGCTGAGCCTTGGGTCCGTGTCCAGCGGACAGGCCGCGGCGGTGCGGGGCCTGCTGATCGCCCTTGGCGGCACAACCTATCTGCCAACCGAAATGGTCAGCGCCCTGATCACAGAGGGCATCGCTCACCACGTCCCCGGCGCGCCCGACATCACCCAGCCCGTCTTTGTGGCGATGCATCTGCGCAACCGCCACCGCGCAGGCTACCGACGCATGGCAAATGTGCTGCGGGACCGGGTCGGAACGTAG
- a CDS encoding NAD(P)-dependent oxidoreductase, with protein sequence MQVGFIGLGSVGGKLAGSLLRNGVDLSVHDLDAAAVAEFVARGARAGGSAAALMRDCDVVITCLPSPAASAAVVDQMLPEVAPGKIWMEMSTTDAAEVLRLAPLVEAAGGAVAECPVSGGCHRAATGNIAIYMSGAREVFDRVFSLLAKMGRRVLHTGPLGAASTLKVMTNYLATTHLLALCESLAVMRAAGVDLGVAYEAIAVSSGNSFVHETESQLILSGSRDVNFTLDLIQKDVGLFQATAERNGVPLELSPKVIEMLTEGQRVLGDTAQSDRMIELLETATGLDVRADGFPMELIDDEPEAQGYEVVVQR encoded by the coding sequence ATGCAGGTGGGATTTATCGGATTGGGGTCGGTTGGCGGAAAGCTTGCGGGCTCTCTCCTGCGCAACGGGGTGGATCTGTCGGTCCATGATCTGGACGCGGCAGCGGTGGCGGAGTTTGTCGCGCGCGGCGCACGGGCGGGGGGCAGTGCTGCGGCGTTGATGCGCGATTGCGACGTGGTGATCACCTGCCTGCCGTCGCCCGCGGCCTCTGCGGCCGTTGTGGACCAGATGCTGCCGGAGGTGGCCCCGGGCAAGATCTGGATGGAGATGTCGACCACCGATGCGGCCGAGGTTCTGCGACTGGCCCCCCTGGTGGAGGCGGCAGGCGGCGCGGTTGCCGAATGCCCCGTCTCGGGCGGGTGCCACCGGGCGGCGACAGGCAATATCGCGATCTACATGAGCGGCGCGCGGGAGGTCTTCGACCGCGTCTTCTCGTTGCTCGCCAAAATGGGCCGCCGGGTGTTGCATACGGGACCGTTGGGGGCGGCTTCCACGCTGAAGGTGATGACGAATTACCTGGCCACGACGCATCTTCTGGCGCTGTGCGAGAGCCTTGCGGTGATGCGCGCGGCGGGTGTTGATCTGGGCGTGGCTTATGAGGCAATCGCCGTGTCCTCGGGCAATTCTTTCGTGCATGAGACCGAAAGTCAGCTGATCTTATCGGGATCGCGTGACGTGAACTTCACGCTGGACCTGATCCAGAAAGATGTGGGCCTGTTTCAGGCCACCGCAGAGCGCAATGGCGTGCCGCTGGAGCTGTCGCCCAAGGTGATCGAGATGCTGACGGAGGGGCAGAGGGTGCTGGGGGATACGGCCCAGAGCGACCGGATGATTGAGTTGTTGGAGACGGCCACTGGCCTTGACGTGCGGGCCGACGGGTTCCCGATGGAATTGATTGACGATGAGCCGGAGGCGCAGGGATATGAAGTTGTGGTTCAGCGGTGA